A region from the Gossypium hirsutum isolate 1008001.06 chromosome A08, Gossypium_hirsutum_v2.1, whole genome shotgun sequence genome encodes:
- the LOC121204804 gene encoding ankyrin repeat-containing protein BDA1 isoform X2, giving the protein MDPSLREVAGTGDTNALYALIRKDPYMLERIDQIPFIDTPLHIAANEGQIKFAMEMINLKPSFGRKLDQDGFSPMHLAFKMGHTKLVLRLLKTDKDLVRVRGREGMTPFHCAAAVGNSNLLFQFLETCPECVEDVTVRNETALHLALKNNHTDAFNLLHGWLRKNRRGGGKDLERKVVNWRDDDDNTVLHIAATKQQHQAVQLLLDSFYGLDANAKNSEGLTAREIIERVERQGLNMSGAEDDDTTTAKIERIKKRTSRSERALIKLIRARNGLSENMLNATLVVAALVITAIYQSSLSPPRGLWQVSIVLELCSVNKQRKLYSSHPALLSIRLLLQLHDNNISFHVLGKHQLCCHVDSHYSPVAHSF; this is encoded by the exons atGGATCCAAGCTTGAGAGAAGTAGCTGGAACAGGAGATACTAATGCCTTGTACGCTCTAATTCGAAAGGATCCGTACATGTTGGAGCGTATTGATCAGATTCCTTTCATCGATACTCCACTTCACATAGCAGCAAATGAAGGCCAAATTAAGTTTGCAATGGAGATGATAAACTTGAAGCCTTCGTTTGGTCGGAAGCTAGACCAAGACGGCTTTAGCCCCATGCATTTGGCCTTCAAAATGGGGCATACCAAGCTAGTGCTTCGACTGTTGAAGACCGATAAAGACCTGGTTCGCGTCAGAGGAAGGGAAGGGATGACCCCTTTCCATTGTGCAGCTGCAGTGGGGAACTCTAATCTTTTATTCCAGTTTCTTGAAACTTGCCCTGAATGTGTTGAGGATGTCACGGTTCGTAACGAGACTGCATTACATCTTGCTCTGAAAAACAACCACACCGACGCTTTTAATCTCTTACATGGATGGCTTCGAAAGAACCGTCGTGGAGGAGGCAAGGATTTGGAAAGAAAGGTTGTGAATTGGAGAGATGATGATGACAACACTGTGTTGCACATTGCAGCTACAAAGCAACAGCATCAG GCAGTACAACTGTTGTTGGATTCCTTTTATGGGTTAGATGCAAACGCTAAGAACTCGGAAGGCTTGACAGCTCGAGAAATCATAGAAAGGGTTGAAAGACAGGGGTTGAACATGAGTGGCGCCGAAGACGATGATACCACCACCGCCAAGATTGAGCGCATTAAGAAAAGAACCAGTAGGTCTGAAAGAGCATTAATAAAGTTGATTCGTGCAAGGAATGGGTTGTCGGAGAACATGCTCAACGCAACACTGGTGGTAGCGGCGCTGGTCATAACAGCAATCTACCAGTCATCTTTAAGCCCACCAAGAGGTCTTTGGCAAG TGAGTATCGTACTAGAGTTGTGTTCGGTGAACAAACAAAGGAAACTG TATTCTTCTCATCCCGCTTTATTATCTATCCGTCTCCTACTTCAACTGCATGACAATAATATCTCCTTCCACGTTTTGGGCAAACATCAACTTTGTTGTCATGTGGACAGCCATTATTCTCCCGTTGCTCATAGTTTTTAG
- the LOC121204804 gene encoding ankyrin repeat-containing protein BDA1 isoform X3: protein MDPSLREVAGTGDTNALYALIRKDPYMLERIDQIPFIDTPLHIAANEGQIKFAMEMINLKPSFGRKLDQDGFSPMHLAFKMGHTKLVLRLLKTDKDLVRVRGREGMTPFHCAAAVGNSNLLFQFLETCPECVEDVTVRNETALHLALKNNHTDAFNLLHGWLRKNRRGGGKDLERKVVNWRDDDDNTVLHIAATKQQHQAVQLLLDSFYGLDANAKNSEGLTAREIIERVERQGLNMSGAEDDDTTTAKIERIKKRTSRSERALIKLIRARNGLSENMLNATLVVAALVITAIYQSSLSPPRGLWQVFFSSRFIIYPSPTSTA from the exons atGGATCCAAGCTTGAGAGAAGTAGCTGGAACAGGAGATACTAATGCCTTGTACGCTCTAATTCGAAAGGATCCGTACATGTTGGAGCGTATTGATCAGATTCCTTTCATCGATACTCCACTTCACATAGCAGCAAATGAAGGCCAAATTAAGTTTGCAATGGAGATGATAAACTTGAAGCCTTCGTTTGGTCGGAAGCTAGACCAAGACGGCTTTAGCCCCATGCATTTGGCCTTCAAAATGGGGCATACCAAGCTAGTGCTTCGACTGTTGAAGACCGATAAAGACCTGGTTCGCGTCAGAGGAAGGGAAGGGATGACCCCTTTCCATTGTGCAGCTGCAGTGGGGAACTCTAATCTTTTATTCCAGTTTCTTGAAACTTGCCCTGAATGTGTTGAGGATGTCACGGTTCGTAACGAGACTGCATTACATCTTGCTCTGAAAAACAACCACACCGACGCTTTTAATCTCTTACATGGATGGCTTCGAAAGAACCGTCGTGGAGGAGGCAAGGATTTGGAAAGAAAGGTTGTGAATTGGAGAGATGATGATGACAACACTGTGTTGCACATTGCAGCTACAAAGCAACAGCATCAG GCAGTACAACTGTTGTTGGATTCCTTTTATGGGTTAGATGCAAACGCTAAGAACTCGGAAGGCTTGACAGCTCGAGAAATCATAGAAAGGGTTGAAAGACAGGGGTTGAACATGAGTGGCGCCGAAGACGATGATACCACCACCGCCAAGATTGAGCGCATTAAGAAAAGAACCAGTAGGTCTGAAAGAGCATTAATAAAGTTGATTCGTGCAAGGAATGGGTTGTCGGAGAACATGCTCAACGCAACACTGGTGGTAGCGGCGCTGGTCATAACAGCAATCTACCAGTCATCTTTAAGCCCACCAAGAGGTCTTTGGCAAG TATTCTTCTCATCCCGCTTTATTATCTATCCGTCTCCTACTTCAACTGCATGA
- the LOC121204804 gene encoding ankyrin repeat-containing protein BDA1 isoform X1, with amino-acid sequence MDPSLREVAGTGDTNALYALIRKDPYMLERIDQIPFIDTPLHIAANEGQIKFAMEMINLKPSFGRKLDQDGFSPMHLAFKMGHTKLVLRLLKTDKDLVRVRGREGMTPFHCAAAVGNSNLLFQFLETCPECVEDVTVRNETALHLALKNNHTDAFNLLHGWLRKNRRGGGKDLERKVVNWRDDDDNTVLHIAATKQQHQAVQLLLDSFYGLDANAKNSEGLTAREIIERVERQGLNMSGAEDDDTTTAKIERIKKRTSRSERALIKLIRARNGLSENMLNATLVVAALVITAIYQSSLSPPRGLWQGDNTIPTNTTNLTTTTKFTLFHDNYSEYRTRVVFGEQTKETGTAVMNPNLFLAFWFFNFIAFGLPILLTVLLLSNVPSILLIPLYYLSVSYFNCMTIISPSTFWANINFVVMWTAIILPLLIVFRSVWLSKRPKYREIRQLRRLFGN; translated from the exons atGGATCCAAGCTTGAGAGAAGTAGCTGGAACAGGAGATACTAATGCCTTGTACGCTCTAATTCGAAAGGATCCGTACATGTTGGAGCGTATTGATCAGATTCCTTTCATCGATACTCCACTTCACATAGCAGCAAATGAAGGCCAAATTAAGTTTGCAATGGAGATGATAAACTTGAAGCCTTCGTTTGGTCGGAAGCTAGACCAAGACGGCTTTAGCCCCATGCATTTGGCCTTCAAAATGGGGCATACCAAGCTAGTGCTTCGACTGTTGAAGACCGATAAAGACCTGGTTCGCGTCAGAGGAAGGGAAGGGATGACCCCTTTCCATTGTGCAGCTGCAGTGGGGAACTCTAATCTTTTATTCCAGTTTCTTGAAACTTGCCCTGAATGTGTTGAGGATGTCACGGTTCGTAACGAGACTGCATTACATCTTGCTCTGAAAAACAACCACACCGACGCTTTTAATCTCTTACATGGATGGCTTCGAAAGAACCGTCGTGGAGGAGGCAAGGATTTGGAAAGAAAGGTTGTGAATTGGAGAGATGATGATGACAACACTGTGTTGCACATTGCAGCTACAAAGCAACAGCATCAG GCAGTACAACTGTTGTTGGATTCCTTTTATGGGTTAGATGCAAACGCTAAGAACTCGGAAGGCTTGACAGCTCGAGAAATCATAGAAAGGGTTGAAAGACAGGGGTTGAACATGAGTGGCGCCGAAGACGATGATACCACCACCGCCAAGATTGAGCGCATTAAGAAAAGAACCAGTAGGTCTGAAAGAGCATTAATAAAGTTGATTCGTGCAAGGAATGGGTTGTCGGAGAACATGCTCAACGCAACACTGGTGGTAGCGGCGCTGGTCATAACAGCAATCTACCAGTCATCTTTAAGCCCACCAAGAGGTCTTTGGCAAGGTGATAACACTATCCCCACCAACACCACAAACCTTACTACGACTACTAAATTTACACTCTTTCACGACAATTACAGTGAGTATCGTACTAGAGTTGTGTTCGGTGAACAAACAAAGGAAACTGGTACAGCAGTCATGAATCCCAACTTGTTTTTAGCGTTTTGGTTTTTCAATTTTATAGCATTTGGGCTTCCAATTCTTCTAACCGTTTTGCTTTTATCCAATGTACCTAGTATTCTTCTCATCCCGCTTTATTATCTATCCGTCTCCTACTTCAACTGCATGACAATAATATCTCCTTCCACGTTTTGGGCAAACATCAACTTTGTTGTCATGTGGACAGCCATTATTCTCCCGTTGCTCATAGTTTTTAGAAGCGTATGGTTATCGAAGCGGCCA